The segment AGGGTTTCGAAGATGTTGCACCTGTCGGCGATGCTTTGCTCAAGGGCGCGGGCGGTGGTGGCGGAGCTGATGCCGCGCGCGGGGGTGTTGACGATGCGGAGGAGGGAAACGTCGTCGCTCGGGTTCATGATCGCGCTGAGATAGGCGAGAATGTCCTTCACTTCGCGGCGGTCATAGAAGCTTTTGCCGCCGATGAGTCGGTAGGGAATCTTGAGCCGGCGGAAGTTTTCCTCGAGCAAACGCGATTGGGCGTTCATGCGGTAGAGGACGGCGAATTCCTCCCAAGGCGCGAGGGTTTCCATCTGGATGCGCTGGATTTCCTCGACGACGAACTGGCTTTCAACGCGGTCGTCGGGCATCTGGATGAGGCGGACTTTGTCGCCGGGGCCGTTGTCGCTCCAGAGGGATTTGGGGCGGCGGCGCGGGTTGTTTTTGATGAGGCTGTTGGCCGTGTTGAGGATGGCGTTGGTGGAGCGGTAGTTTTGCTCGAGCTTGACGACGTGGGGATTGGGGAAATGGTGCTCAAACTCGAGGATGTTGCTCACTTCGGCGCCGCGCCAGCCGTAGATGGATTGGTCGTCGTCGCCGACCACGCAGACGTTGGGCGGGCTGCCGGCGAGGAGGGAGACCAAGTCGAGTTGCAGTCGATTCGTGTCCTGAAATTCATCGACCATGAGGTAGCGAAATTTCCCGCTCCAGAGGTCGCGCACGTCGTCGTGCTCGCGCAGGAGCTGGACGGCGAGCATGAGGAGGTCGTCGAAATCGACGGCGTTGAGGTGTTTCAAGTCCTGCTGATACTGGCGGTAGATGGCACCGATGAGGGTTTCGTCGTCCTCAGGTGGACGCCAGCCGTTGTTTTTGGCCTTGCTGATGAGGGCCTTGGCCGCGCCGGGGTCCATGTTTTCATCGCTGGCGGCGGTGCGGTTGATGATTTTTTTGATGAGCCCGAGCTGGTCGCCCTCGCTGTAGATGGAGAAGGTGTTTTTGTAGCCAAGTTTCTCGATGGAAACGCGGAGGATGCGTAGGCAAAGCGAGTGAAACGTGGAGATGTTCAGGCCCTTGGCGTCATCGACCATGCCTTTGATGCGCTCCTTCATTTCGTTGGCGGCCTTGTTGGTGAAGGTGACGGCGAGGATCTGCGAATTGGGCACGCCCTTGGACATCAAGACGGCGATGCGGGCGGTGATGACGCGCGTTTTTCCGGTCCCGGCCCCGGCGAGAATGAGGAGCGGTCCCTCTATGGAGGTGGCGGCCTCGAGCTGGGCGGGGTTGAGGTCGAAAAGGCGGAAACGGCTCATGTGCGGGGGCGAAGGTGAGTGGCAATGCGCTGGCTGGCAAGTTTGCGAGGAGGAAAAGTTGAGGAACGCGGGGAGGTCTGTCATCGTAGCGACTGTGATCCGTTGCATTCTTCTCTTCCTCGTCGCGCTGCTCATTCCCATGGTCGGGTTGCAGGCTAAACCAGAGGCCGGTCCCGATCCGAAGAAGCAACGGATGTTCGACATCGAGATTCACAAGGCGGCGGCGGCGTTCGACAAAAAAGATTTCACCGCCACCCGCCAGCATGTGGACGCGGCGGAGGCGTTGCTCCCCGACCAGGCGGCGACGCTCAATTTGCTCGGCGCGCTGCTCTACAAGGAGCACAAATACGACGAGGCGCTCGCGGCGTTTCGCGCCCTGATCGACCGCGACCCGAATTCGTATCCGGGCTACTTCAACACCGCCGAGGTTCTGCTCGCGCAGAAGAAATACGACGAGGCGCTGGCCGGGTTTGAGCGCATTCTGGAGGCGCGGCCCGGCGACGAGATCTGTCAGTATCGCATAGTGATCGTTCTCGCCTTGGAAAAGAAATTCGACGAGGCCCGGCTGCGCGCGAAGAAACTGCCGAACCCCGGGCAGACGGCGGCTTATTATTTTGCAAATGCCGCGATCGAGTTTGCCGCCGGCGACAAGGCCAAAGGCCAGGACTGGCTCAAGCAGAGTGAGACTTTTTTCCCACCGGAAGCTTCCGCCAGCCTGCGCGATGTGCTGGTGGAGCAAAACTTGATTCAGAAATAACCGCGCGGCGGTTTTTACAGTGGAATCAGAGTCGCCGCCTCTGTATGCTCGCCAACGCATGAAATCATCCTCCCTTTCCCCCAGGCTCGCGTTGCTCGGAGCGCTTCTCTTTACCGCGGCCACGGCCACTACTCTCCGAGCGCAAGACCAGGCCGCTGATCTGGCGGCGGCGAACCAGGCGCTGAACGAGGGCAATTACCCCGACGCTGCTGCCAAGTTCGGGAAATTCGTCAAGGACTACCCGACTTCCACCGTGATCCCGGACGCGCAGTTGAAGCTGGCTTACAGCGACATGGCGATCAACAAGTTCGACGAGGCGCTGGCCGAATACAAAAAGCTTCTCGCTCCACCAGCGACCCCGGAAATTATCGAACTCGCCTCGGGTTTGCTCCCACAGGCTCTCTCGGGAAAAGCCTCCTCGCTGCCCGAGGGCGACGCCCAGCGCACCACTCTCTTCAACGATGCGATCAAGGCCTACACCGATTTCCTCGCCAAATATCCGAAGAGCGACCTCGTCGAGAGCAACCGTTACACCCTCGCGCTTTGTTATTACCAGACCCAGCAATACGATCCAGCGATCGACAATCTGCGGAAGAATCTGGCCGAGTTTGCCCAGAGCGAATCCATTCAGGACAGCCAGTATCTGCTCGCGCTGATGCTCGCGACGAAGGCGAACCTCACCCTCAATAAAGATCGCACGGCGACCGCCACGGCCTTCCCGCTTTACGACGAAGCGCAGAAGTTTCTCCAGGACATCATTGCCAAGCGCACCGATCTGCCGCTGATCAGCGACGCGCAATTCCAGCTCGGCGAAGTGCTCTTTAACCGGGCCGTCTTCACCACCGGACCGGACCACGCGAAGCACCTCCAGGACGCCCTTTCCGCCTATCGCGCTGTCGAGGCGAGCGACGTGGTGGCCCGCGAGCAGCAGGGAAAAATCGACGCGTTGAAAGGCCGCACGACGGCCGTTCTCGCCACGAAAAACATCAAGGCCGTCCAGAAATTGCAGAGCCTCATCGGTCGCGAAACCGGCAAGCTGGAGACCCTGAAAAACAAGGGCAGCCAGCGCGTGGCCTCGCACCTGAAGATGGCGCAGATTTTCTACCAGCTCAGCACGCCCACCCAGCCGCGTTACGATGAAACTCGTGTCTTGCTGAGTTACCTCGAGCCGTTCGTCACCAGCGACACAGATAAAAAGACCGTCCTTTATTTCAAGACAATGACCTACGCGCTCCAGGGCAACACCGCCAAGGCCATCGCGGGTTACGATCAATTCCAGAGCCAATACAAGGGCGATCCGATGGCGGAAAATCTCCCTCTCGCGATGGGCGCGATGTTCACCGCCGGCTCCCCCGGAACTCCGCCGAACCCGGTGAAGGCACTGGAATATTTCCAGCAGCAGTCGCAGCTTTATCCGAAGAGCGAGGCCACGGCGGTCGCGCTGTCCGAGCAGGCCCGCGCGCTCTCGCAGATGCAGCGTTTCGACGAGGCGATCAAGACTTACCAGACGTTCCTCGCCTCCAACCCGGAGAAATCGCAGGCCGCCCGCGCCACGTCGGGGCTCGCCGAGGTTTACCGCAACACGGGCAAACTCGCCGAGGCCGACCAGCTTTACGCGAAGATCCAGAAGGACTTTGCCGATCAGTTGCCACTCGTCAAAGAGGCCAGCTTCTGGCGCGGCTTCATCCTCGTGCAGCAGCAGAAATATCCCGAGGCGATGAAGGCGCTCGCGACGTTTGTGGCCGTTTATCCCGATGATGCGAATCTGACTCCGAATGCTTATTTCACCTACGGCCAGGCCCAGCGCGGCTCGGGTGCCGTGGACACGGCGATCCAGACTTTCAAGACTCTGGTGACGAAGTTTCCGAAATCCGACGCGGCGACTTTCACCTTTTTCCAGCGGTTCGACATCGCCAAGGAAAAGAACGACGTGCCCGCGATGGATGCTGCGATGCGTGAATTCATCGACGCGTATCCGAAGGACAACAAGCTCTTCAACGCCTACGCCAACCTCGCTCAGAACCGCATCACGGAAGGCAAAATCCAGGACGCGATCAACATTTACTACGAGTTCATCGACAAAAATATCGACAGCCCGCTCGTTCCCACCGTCCTCATGCAGACCAGCGGCCAGTGGGCTGGCATCGCCACCACCCTTGGGCGTTACGCAGGGCTGACCGAGGCCGACCGCGCCATCTGGAAGGAGTCCCTCGAGAAAAGCATCGGCGACGCCGAGCGCGTGATCGTGAAATATCCCGAGAGCGCCGAGGTCGCCAACGCCTCCCGCGCCATTCTCACCGCGCAGAAAGAATTCGTCTCCGCCAACCTCAAGAAAAACGACGACATCGAGTCGTATTTCACCCAGTTCGCGGCCAAGTTCGATGCCGCCCCGAAGACCAAGAGCAAGATTCTTTTCACCCTTGCCTCCTTCATTTACGAGCGTGACCCGGCCAAAGCCCTCGCCCAGATGACCACCGCCTACGACCCCACGCTCGTCTATGCCGCGGGCGACCTCGATCTCTACGGCACCGCCCTCCTCGGCCAGAAGAAAATCGACGAGGCCGCCGCCATTTATACCAAGCTCGCCACTGATTACCCGAATCTCCCCGGCACCGATCCGAAGCAGGCCCCGCTCGCCGTCCAAGAGGCGCAGGCCACCGCGATGTTTGGCCAGGGCCAGGTCTTGCAAGCCAAGGGTGACTCCGCCGGAGCCGCGAAGAATTTTGCCCAACTCAAGGCGCTCTATCCGTGGTCCACGAAAATCTTTGAGGCCGACCTCGGCATCGCCATCGGCCTCTACAACCAGAAGAAATTCGACGACGCCATGGCGCTCGTTCAAGGCATCGTCAAGGCGCAGACCGCCGCCAACGACCTGCGCGCCAAAGCCATGGTGCTCGGCGGTAAGATCCGCCGCGACGCTGGCGACCTCGACTCGGCCATCGATTTCTTCATCAAGACCGACTACTTCTACGGCGGCGTCCCGACCGTCGCCGCAGAGGGCCTCTTCCTCGGCGCGCAAGCCCTGGAGGCCAAGGCCGCCGCCGCCAAAGACCCGAAAACCAAAGCCGACTCCGCCGCCAAGGCCAAGAAATACTACGGAGACCTCCAGACCAAATACCCCGACAGCCCCTTCGCCGCGCAAGCCAAAGGGAAGTAGTCTGCGGTTGAGAGCCTGTAGTTGAGAGCCGCCTTTCTCCCAGCTTCAACGTTCAGGACAAGCGCTGCAGTTCCGAGAGCGCACGCGTCCCGCGTGCAGTCTTTGGCGTCCCGCCGAAGACATTCCCCTCACCCAGGCGAAGCCTCTTCAAGAAAGTGCGCCCCAATTCAACATCCCAATGACCCGCCCTGAACGCGCCGCGCTGCTCGTCGAGCGCCTCCCGCGACTCTACCCCGACGCCCATTGCGAACTCGTTTTCGCCGACCCGCTCCAGCTCCTCGTCGCCACCATCCTTTCCGCGCAATGCACCGACGTGCAGGTGAATAAAATCACGCCCGCCCTCTTCGCCGCCTACCCCACCGCCGCCGATTACGCCGCCGCGAATCCATTGGAACTCGAATCCCTCGTCCAATCCACCGGCTTCTTTCGCAACAAAGCCAAAAACATCCGCCTCGCCGCGCGCGACATCGTGGAAAAATTCGGCGGCGACGTTCCCCGGACCTTGGGCGAACTCGTCACCCTCGCCGGAGTCGGACGCAAAACCGCCAACGTCGTCCTCGGCAACGCGTTCGGACTCGAGGAAGGCATCGTCGTCGATACGCACGTCACCCGGCTCAGCACCCGGCTGCGACTGACCACGAAAAAGGACGCCGAAAAGATCGAGAGCGACCTCATTCGCCTCATTCCTCGGGGAAAATGGACCCTTTTCCCCCATTGGCTCATCGCCCACGGACGCCGCATCTGCACCGCCCGCAACCCAAAATGCACCCTCTGCGAACTAGCCGACCTCTGCCCCGGCGCCGGGAAAATCTGAATGGAGCGCATTCTAAACTCCGTGGAGGCCGCTGGCTCCGTAGGAGCCTGATATCTATAGAAGACATGCGAGTCATTATGAGCGCCGTAGGTGCGACACCGGATTCCGTGCCGCCAGATGCCGGTGCTACGGACCTGATTCGACTGCTACTCGACTGATTAGAGATACCGACCCTACGGGTCTATTCGGTCTCGTTCCCAAACTCCTGTTTGGGAACGAGAGAATGGCATTCTCGACCGAGAGTTTGGGAGCCAGAGCAACTCCATTTCACTCCTCCAAAAATCGCCCGCGATAGTGTATCTAGCCTTCTGGCGGCTCCCCAAACGACTGCGACAGTCTGTCGAAACTTTTTCCAGCTCCCGGAAAGCACTGCGATAGCCTGTTGAAGAGATTTTTCGGTGCCTAAAATGATCGCGATAGCCTGTCGGGAACATTTCCGGGTCTCCGAAATGATTGCCATTCACTAGCGCAGACGCTTTTGGATGGCCAAAAAGCCCGTTCCCGGCCCTCAGGGGAACTTTTTTCAGCTATTTTTTGCGTCTCACGTCGAATGCAGGCATGGTTTGCGGCGTGACATTTCGCCTCCTGCTCCTCGGCCTCTTTTGCGTGCTCCAGAGTGCGCTGTCGGCAGCCTCCCTGCCCTTCAGCACCGTCTTTCAGGGGCAAAAAACTTTCGACCGGCTCGTCGCCCGAGCCGACGCGGAGCATTGGAACTCGCTTCCCATCGGACTCCGCGCCGCCACTGTCGGGCACGCCCTCGTCGGCACGCCTTACAAGGGATTTACCCTGGAGATCGACGACCACATCGAGGCTCCGTCGGTGAATCTGAACGGGCTCGACTGCTGGACATTTTTTGAGGCGTCACTCGCCTTTGCCCGGATGATCGCCGAGCCGCGTCCGAATTGGACTCCCGAGCGGATGCTGCACTACATCGAGTTGGATCGTTATCGCGGCGGCCAGTGCGACGGCACCTACCTTTCGCGCCTGCATTATTTGGAGGATTGGCTCTGGGATAACGACAAACGCGGACTCGTCGAGGACCTCACCCGGCGGCTCGGCGGCGTGCGCGTGATGAATATGGCCCGCGAAATGACCGTTGGCTGGAAAAATTACCGCTATCTCTGCTGCAATCCCGACCTGCGCACCGGCATCGCCCAGCACGAGGCCCGCATCGCCTCGACCCCGTTTTATCACATCCCGAAAAACAAGATCGCCAGCATCGAAAAATACCTTCAAACCGGCGACATCATCGGCATCACCGCGCGCGATGGTCCCGGCGTCGGCACGTCGCATGTCGGTTTCGCCGTGCGCGATGAAAAGGGCGTCGTCCACTTCATGCACGCCTCGGCTCCGAGGAATTACGGACGCGTCGTCGTCGATCAGCGTCTCTCCGATTACGTCGCGCATTACACCACCGACACGGGCATCCTCGTCGCCCGTCCGCTGCGCTAAATGACCGCGCTTCTTCTGGCGCTGGCTCTGGGGGCGAGCTGGATTTTTTTCCTCTGGCGCTACGCCCTGCCCCTGCGCCGGTTGCAGGAAGAGTTGAGTTCCATTCGATTCGGGAAAAAACGGGGCGTGACCCTCGCGGGAGCGGCAGTCATTCGCGAAATCGCCGGAACCGTGGCCGAACTGCTCGATGAAAACGACGTTTCGCAACAACGCGCACGAGACGAGGGGCTGAACTTGCGGACGATCCTCGAAAGCATGCGGGAGGGGGTCGTTCTCCTCGACAACCAGAAGCGCATCCGGCTGGCGAACCGGGCGATTTACCGGCTGCTACCCGCCGGTTTATCGCCGGTGAACCGCACTTTGCTCGAGCTTTTTCGGAATCACGTCCTGCAACGCGCCATCGAAACGAGCTTCACCACGCCCGAGCCGCAGACCACCGAATACGTGGTGGATGTGAGCGAAAATGGACGCCTCGTGGCGAAGACATTGGAAGTCACCAGCATCGGAATCCCCGGGAGCGGCGGCGAAATCGTAGGCGCGCTGGCTGTTTTCCACGATCTCACGCGGGTGAAGGAACTCGAGGGGATGCGGAAGGATTTCGTGGCCAATGTCTCTCACGAATTGCGCACGCCGCTCTCGATCATCAGCGGCTACATCGAGACGCTGCTCGACGACGATCTGGAGGACGTGGAGTCGGGCCGGAAATTTCTGCGGATCATGCACCGGCATACACAGCGGTTGCATTTGCTGGTGGAGGATTTGCTCACGATCTCGGCGCTGGAGTCGCAGCGGGTGGCGCTGGAATTTCGCCCGGTCGAGTTACAGTCGAATCTACAAAAGATCGTCGAACAACTCGAACCCGCCCTGTCCGCGCGCGACTTGCAGGTGAAGCTGGATTTTCCCGCAGACTTTCCCGAGCTGGAGGTGGACGCACGCCGCATCGATCAGGTGTTTTTTAATCTGCTCGAGAATGCGATCAAACACGGCCACGCCGGCGACGCTCCCATCGAGGTCATCGGCAAAGTGGGGCCGCAGGGCGTCTCTATTTCCGTGCGCGACCACGGGCCCGGCATCGCGGCGAAGGACCAGCCGCACATTTTCGAGCGTTTCTACCGGGTGGATGAGGCCCGCTCGCGCGAGGTCGGCGGCACCGGGCTTGGGCTTTCCATTGTCAAACACGTCGTCCAGGCGCACGGCGGAACGGTGGAGGTGGCCAGCCGCCGGGGCGAGGGCGCGACCTTTGAGGTCATCCTGCCGCTGCGCCAGACGATGCGGACCTGAAACCATTTGACTCATCCGCCTGCGGCACCGTTTGTTGGCCGCGGTGAATGCCCTTCTTCTGTTTCTGCTCTTTCTCGGCACAGCCGCGATCCAAGTTTTCATCGGGGGAATGCGCCCGGTCTTCGCCATTCCGGCTTACCTGATCATCGCCCTCGCCGGGGCGACTTCCATCGTTCTCATCCGCAGAAACCGCCCGCTGCCGTCGCTGGTTTGCCTGGGTAGCTCGCTCATTTTCTTCAGCTACATCCTCTGGCGGGCCTATCATTCGCCAGTCGAATATATTTCCCGCCCGGATCGTTACATGGTCCTGGCGTGCGTCGTGGTTTACCTGTCATTCGCGCTTTATCTCACCGACCCGAGGACGCGGCTCTGGCTTTTCTACGGGCTCTTTCTGCTCGCGCTGGGTCACATCGCCATCGGAGCGATTCAGTTTTCCAAGGGAGAAAACTTCCTCCCGTTCGGCTATCTGCGCGCCGATTACGGGCGGCGGGCGAGCGGCTTCTACGTCTGTCCGAACCATTACGCAGGCTTGCTGGAAATGCTCATCATGATCGCCGCCGCCATCGGCAGCTGGGCGCGGGTCGGGTTGAAAACCCGGATGGTGGTCCTGTATTTCGCCTTCATGGCGCTGGGTGGCCTCGCCATTTCCGGCAGCCGGGGCGGTTATCTGAGCGTGGCCATCGCGCTGGTGGTGCTGGCGACTTTGAGCGTATTCGTCGTGCGTCTGGCGCGTCCGGGAAAGACGCTTTTCGTCGCATCTGCCGTGGCGAGTTTCATTTTACTCACCGGACTCGCGGGCGTCGGCCTGATGAAGAAAGACATCCTCCTTTCCAACCGGATCAACGCCATTTCCGATCCGAAAAACATGCGCCTGCAACTCTGGGAGGCCGCGCTCCACCAGTATCGCACCCAGCCCGCGACCGGCACCGGAGCCGGGACGTATTTCTATCTGGGCCGCACATTTCGCGCTCCGTCGGTCCAGACCGACCCTGTCTGGGTGCACAACGATTACCTGCATCTCCTGGCCGAATACGGCTGGCTCGGAGCCGCCGCCTGCGCCCTGTTTTTGGGGAGTCACCTCTGGCACGGCGTTCTGGGTTTGAGGCAAATCATCAAGAAACGCCTCCTCGAAGGCGGCGACATGAGCAGCAACGCCCTCGCGCTGAACATCGGCGCGCTCGCCGCCATCGCCGCGATTCTGGCGCATTCGGTCGTCGATTTTAACGTTCACATTCCCGGCAACGCCCTCGTGCTCGCCGCGCTCTTCGGCATGTTGGCGAATCCGCCCACCTTCCGGTCGCGCAAAGTCGAGTTGAGCCCGCATCTGGCACTCCCTTTCAAGCTCCTCATTCCTGTCTGCGCGGTGGCCATCGCCGTCGATGCCGCGCCGCATCTGCGAGGCGAATGGTACTCCGAAAAAGCTCGCGTCGCCCTGCGCGACAACCGTTATCTCGCCGCCATGCGCGCCGCCCAGCTCGGCCTCGAAGTGGAGAAAACCAACCCCGACTTGCATTATTATCTCGGCGAATCGCGCCGGCTCCTGGGCAATTCCTGGTCGAGCGAGGCCGCCCGCGCCTCCATGAACGACGCCGCGCACAACGCCTTCATGGATTCCATCCGCCTCTTCCCGCAGGACGAGAAAGTCTGGGTGAAACTCTCCCAGTCGCTCGACATGCTCGGGCGTCACGAAGAAGCGTTCGCCAGTCTGGAAAAAGCACGCGAGTTAGACCCGAATCTGGCGGCGTTGAACACCTATTACGCCGCCCATTTCCAAATCCAGGGCGACAATAAAAAGGCGCTCGAGTACTATCAAAAAGCCCAGGAAAGCGAGCTGAACCGCAAGAGCCGCGATGCGCTTCTGCGCGAGACCCAGCCCGACGGCGCACGCTAACTAGCGCAGGAAACGAGCGAGGTTTTGCGCCTCCCAGCGCTGGGCACGCGCGTAATGGCGGAACTTCTTTTCCTTCCGCTGAAACTCCTCCGTGTGCACCTTCCGCCGCCCCGAGGGATAAACGATATCCGGCACGACCGCGTGCAGCATTTCGTGATAAATGACGTATTCGAGGAACCATTCCGGCACAAACGCCGCGTCGAGCAGCGGATGAATCCGGATCACGCGGTCCTCCTCCTGGATCGTGCCATAGACGAAATAGCTGACCGGACGTAGCCTCCGCCGCCGTCCCCAGACGATGCGATAGCCGGACAGCCGATGGCGAAAATGACGGCCATTTAGCCGGTTAAAGATGGCGCGAAGATCGAAGAAACGGCCCTCATGCGCGAGGGAAAGCTGACGCTGCACTGGCAGCGAGACTACGGCAACCTTGCGCTTGGCTTGTTTCTTCATGGCGTAGCAATCAGCACAAAAGACCACCTTCCGCCGCGCTTGCAAATGCGAAAATAGGCCGCCTTCTGGCGGTGATTCCGCCCTTACTCGTCCCAGTTTTCGAAAACGATCTGACCGCCCACCCATGTCTGCCGAATCTTGAAATCCGTGGAAAAGATCGCGAAATCAGCCCGGCAACCGGCTTGCAGACGGCCGATGTTTCGCTCGCGACGCAGCGCATTCGCCGGGTTCAACGTCGCCATTTGCACCGCCTCCACCAGCGGCACTTCGGCGAGTTCCACCAGGTTGCGGATGCCGTCGATCATGCGGCAGGTGCTGCCCGCGATCGCGCTGCCGTCGGCGAGCATTCCGACGCCGCCCCGCACGACGCACTCGAACTCGCCCAGTTGGTAGCCGACGCCCTCCGCCAGTCCGGCACCGGCGCACGCATCGGTGATGAGGCAGATGCCATCGGAGCCTTTCGCGCGGTAAAGCGCCCGCATTAAAGTGGGACTCACATGGCGGCCATCGGCGATCAATTCACAGAGAATCTCCGGCTCCGACAGGGCGTATTCCAGCAGACCGGCCTCGCGAAACGGCCCGCGTTTCCGCAGGGACGACATGCAATTAAACGTGTGCGTCACCTGCGACATGCCGTGAATTCGCGCCGCCTCCGCCTCCTCGGCCCAGCAATCCGAATGTCCGCCGCTGACGATGATTTCCAGCGCCGAAAGCCGCTCCATCAAAGGCAGCGCGCCCGGTAGTTCGGGCGCCAGCGTCATCTGCGTGACGACATCGCCAAAAGCCAGAATGCGATCCAACTCGTCTCTGTCCGTCGGCGGATGCAACAGCGCCGGATCGTGAGCGCCGGGTTTGTTGAGAGAAAAATAAGGTCCCTCGATGTGAATGCCCAAAACCTGCGCTCCAGCGTGGATGTTAGGAAAAGACCGGGCCGCCTCCAGCACGCAGACGAGTGCCATTTCACTCGACGAAATCGTGGTCAGCGCCAGACTGCTAGTGCCGCCACTCGCATGGAACTCCGCGATGGCCGCAAATGCCTCGTGCGTCGCCTCCATCGTGTCGCGATTCTGGGCTCCATGGACATGCAGGTCGATGAAACCGGGCGCGAGATAATGGCTCCTAACATCGATCGTGATCGGGTCCGGTGGCGGTGTTCCCTGGCCCAGATCGAGAATAATTCCCTCGGGTGTAAACGAAATCCAGCCCTGCGGAATCAATCGACCCGGCAGGACCAGGATAGCATTGGCGAGAATCATGTTGGCACCGCCTCGTCTTGGGAATGCTCCCAAGGCGCTGCCCAGCGTTTGTTTACCATCGCATCCAATGCGGCGGAGGTCTCTGCCAGCTTCTTGCTCAGACCAGCGCCGCGGCCCATCAAGATTCCTTCCCAATGCACTTCAGCGACGAAGGCTTTTTCATGCTCCGGTCCTTGCTGCGAGACGATGCGGTACTTCGGACTTTGCGGAGAGATGGCTTGAAGAA is part of the Chthoniobacterales bacterium genome and harbors:
- a CDS encoding O-antigen ligase family protein; protein product: MNALLLFLLFLGTAAIQVFIGGMRPVFAIPAYLIIALAGATSIVLIRRNRPLPSLVCLGSSLIFFSYILWRAYHSPVEYISRPDRYMVLACVVVYLSFALYLTDPRTRLWLFYGLFLLALGHIAIGAIQFSKGENFLPFGYLRADYGRRASGFYVCPNHYAGLLEMLIMIAAAIGSWARVGLKTRMVVLYFAFMALGGLAISGSRGGYLSVAIALVVLATLSVFVVRLARPGKTLFVASAVASFILLTGLAGVGLMKKDILLSNRINAISDPKNMRLQLWEAALHQYRTQPATGTGAGTYFYLGRTFRAPSVQTDPVWVHNDYLHLLAEYGWLGAAACALFLGSHLWHGVLGLRQIIKKRLLEGGDMSSNALALNIGALAAIAAILAHSVVDFNVHIPGNALVLAALFGMLANPPTFRSRKVELSPHLALPFKLLIPVCAVAIAVDAAPHLRGEWYSEKARVALRDNRYLAAMRAAQLGLEVEKTNPDLHYYLGESRRLLGNSWSSEAARASMNDAAHNAFMDSIRLFPQDEKVWVKLSQSLDMLGRHEEAFASLEKARELDPNLAALNTYYAAHFQIQGDNKKALEYYQKAQESELNRKSRDALLRETQPDGAR
- a CDS encoding SprT-like domain-containing protein, whose protein sequence is MKKQAKRKVAVVSLPVQRQLSLAHEGRFFDLRAIFNRLNGRHFRHRLSGYRIVWGRRRRLRPVSYFVYGTIQEEDRVIRIHPLLDAAFVPEWFLEYVIYHEMLHAVVPDIVYPSGRRKVHTEEFQRKEKKFRHYARAQRWEAQNLARFLR
- the nagA gene encoding N-acetylglucosamine-6-phosphate deacetylase, with product MILANAILVLPGRLIPQGWISFTPEGIILDLGQGTPPPDPITIDVRSHYLAPGFIDLHVHGAQNRDTMEATHEAFAAIAEFHASGGTSSLALTTISSSEMALVCVLEAARSFPNIHAGAQVLGIHIEGPYFSLNKPGAHDPALLHPPTDRDELDRILAFGDVVTQMTLAPELPGALPLMERLSALEIIVSGGHSDCWAEEAEAARIHGMSQVTHTFNCMSSLRKRGPFREAGLLEYALSEPEILCELIADGRHVSPTLMRALYRAKGSDGICLITDACAGAGLAEGVGYQLGEFECVVRGGVGMLADGSAIAGSTCRMIDGIRNLVELAEVPLVEAVQMATLNPANALRRERNIGRLQAGCRADFAIFSTDFKIRQTWVGGQIVFENWDE